In one window of Microbacterium dextranolyticum DNA:
- a CDS encoding ATP-dependent Clp protease ATP-binding subunit, producing MFERFTDRARRVVVLAQEEAKMLNHNYIGTEHILLGLIHEGEGVAAKALESLGISLDAVREQVQDIIGQGQQQPTGHIPFTPRAKKVLELSLREALQLGHNYIGTEHILLGLIREGEGVAAQVLVKLGADLNKVRQQVIQLLSGYQGKEPAGVAAGAGEQNQQGAQGGSAVLDQFGRNLTQAARDNKLDPVIGREKEIERVMQILSRRSKNNPVLIGEPGVGKTAVVEGLAQAIVKNDVPETLKDKQVYSLDLGSLIAGSRYRGDFEERLKKVTKEIRTRGDIIVFIDEIHTLVGAGAAEGAIDAASILKPLLARGELQTIGATTLDEYRKHFEKDAALERRFQPIQVAEPSLPHAINILKGLRDRYEAHHKVQITDGAIVAAANLADRYIADRFLPDKAIDLIDEAGARLRLSILSSPPELREFDEKIAKVREDKELASEEQDFEKAASLRDEEKSLLAERLRLEKQWRSGDVATHAVVDEGLIAEVLAQATGIPVFKLTEEETSRLVFMEKALHQRVIGQEEAIAALSRTIRRQRAGLKDPKRPSGSFIFAGPTGVGKTELAKALAEFLFDDEGALISLDMSEFGEKHTVSRLFGAPPGFVGFEEGGQLTEKVRRKPFSVVLFDEIEKAHPDIFNSLLQILEEGRLTDGQGRVVDFKNTVIIMTTNLGSSAIAGGPVGFQVEGNAQTTYERMKGKVDEELKRHFKPEFLNRVDDVIVFPQLNKAELRQIVGLFTKRLSERLLDRDMTVELTDAAKDRLIEIGFDPTLGARPLRRAMQREVEDQLSERILHGELNPGDHVKVDAENGKFLFELGPRGEKVAVGIGAAGAIEATPDIVAGG from the coding sequence ATGTTCGAGAGATTCACGGACCGTGCCCGTCGTGTGGTCGTCCTCGCCCAAGAAGAGGCGAAGATGCTCAACCACAACTACATCGGCACCGAGCACATCCTGCTCGGTCTCATCCACGAGGGCGAGGGCGTCGCCGCCAAGGCGCTCGAGAGCCTGGGGATCTCGCTGGACGCCGTCCGCGAGCAGGTCCAGGACATCATCGGCCAGGGGCAGCAGCAGCCGACCGGCCACATCCCCTTCACCCCGCGCGCCAAGAAGGTGCTCGAGCTGAGCCTGCGCGAAGCGCTGCAGCTGGGCCACAACTACATCGGCACCGAGCACATCTTGCTCGGCCTCATCCGCGAGGGCGAGGGCGTCGCCGCCCAGGTGCTCGTCAAGCTCGGCGCCGACCTGAACAAGGTGCGTCAGCAGGTCATCCAGCTGCTCTCGGGCTACCAGGGCAAGGAGCCCGCGGGTGTCGCCGCCGGTGCCGGCGAGCAGAACCAGCAGGGCGCCCAGGGCGGCTCGGCGGTGCTCGACCAGTTCGGCCGCAACCTCACGCAGGCCGCGCGCGACAACAAGCTCGACCCGGTGATCGGGCGCGAGAAGGAGATCGAGCGCGTGATGCAGATCCTGTCGCGCCGCTCGAAGAACAACCCCGTCCTCATCGGCGAGCCCGGCGTCGGCAAGACCGCCGTCGTCGAGGGCCTCGCGCAGGCGATCGTCAAGAACGACGTGCCCGAGACGCTGAAGGACAAGCAGGTCTACTCGCTCGACCTCGGTTCGCTCATCGCCGGTTCCCGCTACCGCGGCGACTTCGAGGAGCGCCTGAAGAAGGTCACCAAGGAGATCCGTACCCGCGGCGACATCATCGTCTTCATCGATGAGATCCACACCCTCGTGGGTGCGGGTGCCGCCGAGGGCGCGATCGACGCGGCATCCATCCTCAAGCCCCTCCTCGCCCGCGGCGAGCTGCAGACGATCGGTGCGACGACCCTCGACGAGTACCGCAAGCACTTCGAGAAGGATGCCGCGCTCGAGCGCCGCTTCCAGCCGATTCAGGTCGCCGAGCCGAGCCTCCCCCACGCGATCAACATCCTGAAGGGTCTGCGCGACCGCTACGAGGCACACCACAAGGTGCAGATCACCGACGGCGCGATCGTCGCGGCGGCGAACCTCGCCGACCGCTACATCGCCGACCGGTTCCTGCCCGACAAGGCGATCGACCTGATCGATGAGGCCGGCGCCCGCCTGCGCCTGTCGATCCTGTCCTCCCCGCCGGAGCTCCGCGAATTCGACGAGAAGATCGCCAAAGTCCGCGAAGACAAGGAACTCGCCAGCGAGGAGCAGGACTTCGAGAAGGCCGCGTCGCTCCGCGACGAGGAGAAGTCCCTGCTCGCCGAGCGTCTGCGTCTCGAGAAGCAGTGGCGCAGCGGCGACGTCGCCACCCACGCGGTCGTCGACGAGGGTCTGATCGCCGAAGTGCTGGCGCAGGCCACGGGCATCCCGGTCTTCAAGCTCACCGAGGAGGAGACCAGCCGCCTCGTCTTCATGGAGAAGGCGTTGCACCAGCGTGTCATCGGCCAGGAAGAGGCCATCGCGGCGCTCAGCCGCACCATCCGTCGCCAGCGCGCCGGCCTCAAGGACCCGAAGCGTCCCTCGGGTTCGTTCATCTTCGCCGGCCCCACGGGCGTAGGAAAGACCGAGCTCGCCAAGGCGCTCGCCGAGTTCCTCTTCGACGACGAGGGCGCACTGATCTCGCTCGACATGAGCGAGTTCGGTGAGAAGCACACCGTCTCGCGGCTGTTCGGTGCCCCTCCCGGGTTCGTCGGCTTCGAAGAGGGCGGCCAGCTCACCGAGAAGGTGCGCCGCAAGCCGTTCTCGGTGGTGCTGTTCGACGAGATCGAGAAGGCCCACCCCGACATCTTCAACTCGCTGCTGCAGATCCTCGAAGAGGGTCGCCTGACCGACGGTCAGGGCCGCGTCGTCGACTTCAAGAACACGGTCATCATCATGACCACCAACCTCGGTTCGTCGGCGATCGCCGGCGGCCCGGTCGGGTTCCAGGTCGAGGGCAACGCGCAGACCACCTACGAGCGGATGAAGGGCAAGGTCGACGAAGAGCTCAAGCGTCACTTCAAGCCCGAGTTCCTCAACCGCGTCGACGACGTCATCGTCTTCCCGCAGCTGAACAAGGCCGAGCTGCGCCAGATCGTCGGCCTGTTCACGAAGCGTCTCAGCGAGCGTCTCCTCGACCGCGACATGACGGTCGAGCTGACGGATGCCGCGAAGGACCGCCTCATCGAGATCGGGTTCGACCCCACGCTCGGTGCGCGCCCGCTGCGCCGCGCCATGCAGCGCGAGGTCGAGGACCAGCTCTCCGAGCGCATCCTGCACGGCGAGCTGAACCCCGGCGACCACGTGAAGGTCGACGCCGAGAACGGAAAGTTCCTGTTCGAGCTCGGTCCGCGCGGCGAGAAGGTCGCGGTCGGCATCGGTGCGGCGGGGGCCATCGAGGCCACCCCGGACATCGTGGCCGGCGGCTGA
- a CDS encoding helix-turn-helix domain-containing protein — translation MSPAAEDEESAGIHCRLDDLLIERGMTLTRLSELVGVSVVNLSILKNDRARAIRYSTLSAVCRALDCEVGELLVRAD, via the coding sequence ATGAGTCCGGCCGCGGAGGACGAAGAGTCCGCCGGCATCCACTGCCGGCTCGATGACCTCCTGATCGAGCGCGGGATGACCCTCACCCGACTGTCCGAACTCGTCGGCGTCTCGGTCGTCAACCTGTCGATCCTCAAGAACGACCGCGCACGCGCGATCCGCTACTCGACGCTGTCGGCCGTCTGCCGAGCGCTCGACTGCGAGGTCGGCGAGCTGCTCGTGCGCGCCGACTGA
- a CDS encoding zinc-binding metallopeptidase family protein: MKAYSCRVCGNVLYFENSVCVSCGTPLGYARSERAIVPVDASGVYVDDEGWVWHVCRNLGLSGCTWLAPLAGGQCAACDLTRTRPADDDAAGMAAFPVAERAKRHLVAELDSLGFDVVPKSADPAAGLAFDVLSSVHAPVIIGHSDGIVTIDLAEGDDSHREKIRHELAEPYRTMLGHFRHEVGHYIEWRLVESDPTRLARARELFGDESADYDEAVQRHYAEGAPAGWQQRFISAYATMHPYEDFAETWAHYLHICDTVETVVATGLLPATDIIGYPSFAAFVADVWIPLSTALNLVNRSMGEGDLYPFVIPPAVLDKLEFVASLRPGTTEA; the protein is encoded by the coding sequence GTGAAGGCCTACTCCTGCCGCGTCTGCGGAAACGTCCTCTACTTCGAGAACTCCGTGTGCGTGTCGTGCGGCACTCCGCTCGGCTATGCGCGCAGCGAGCGCGCGATCGTCCCCGTCGACGCGTCGGGCGTCTACGTCGATGACGAGGGGTGGGTGTGGCACGTCTGCCGCAACCTCGGGCTCTCGGGGTGCACGTGGCTCGCCCCGCTGGCAGGCGGGCAATGCGCGGCCTGCGACCTGACCCGCACGCGCCCCGCCGACGACGACGCCGCAGGGATGGCCGCGTTCCCCGTGGCCGAGCGCGCCAAGCGCCATCTGGTCGCCGAGTTGGACTCTCTCGGCTTCGACGTCGTGCCGAAGTCGGCCGACCCCGCCGCCGGTCTCGCGTTCGACGTGCTGTCGTCGGTGCACGCCCCCGTCATCATCGGCCATTCCGACGGCATCGTGACGATCGATCTGGCCGAGGGCGACGACTCGCACCGCGAGAAGATCCGCCACGAGCTCGCGGAGCCCTACCGCACCATGCTGGGGCACTTCCGCCACGAGGTCGGTCACTACATCGAGTGGCGTCTCGTCGAGTCCGACCCGACGCGACTCGCGCGGGCGCGCGAGCTGTTCGGCGACGAGAGCGCCGACTACGACGAGGCCGTCCAGCGCCACTACGCCGAGGGCGCGCCGGCCGGCTGGCAGCAGAGGTTCATCTCGGCGTACGCGACGATGCACCCGTACGAGGACTTCGCGGAGACCTGGGCGCACTACCTGCACATCTGCGACACGGTCGAGACCGTGGTCGCCACAGGCCTCCTGCCCGCCACCGACATCATCGGCTACCCGAGCTTCGCCGCGTTCGTCGCCGACGTGTGGATCCCGCTGTCGACCGCGCTCAACCTCGTGAACCGGTCGATGGGCGAAGGAGACCTCTACCCGTTCGTGATCCCGCCGGCCGTGCTCGACAAACTCGAGTTCGTCGCGTCGCTGCGCCCGGGGACCACGGAGGCGTGA
- a CDS encoding transglutaminase family protein, which translates to MRHYRVWHRTAYTYSKPVQDSVGLFHLVPRQLPWQHVTASAVTVDPQPGDISPDVDYFGNPSTYFHLTDPHDALAIEAASDVSVELPAYDPEALASPWERARPLVHSDLPHAWSAAEYALESPRVRHAAAATEYGAQSLTPGRPLGEAATDLMQRIFRDFEYDKTATTVTSTVDDAMRKRAGVCQDFAHVALACLRGNGVAARYVSGYLATQPPPRKERVFGADASHAWLAVWLPGTDQWLAIDPTNDQWANDRYITVAWGRDYGDVSPVKGIIYTKAKKSTLRVQVDVAPVEAPADLPAAPPISRAAVTG; encoded by the coding sequence ATGAGGCACTATCGCGTGTGGCATCGCACGGCGTACACCTACTCAAAGCCGGTGCAGGACAGCGTGGGACTCTTCCACCTCGTACCGCGCCAGCTGCCGTGGCAGCACGTCACGGCTTCGGCGGTCACCGTCGACCCTCAGCCGGGCGACATCTCGCCCGATGTCGACTACTTCGGAAACCCGTCGACCTACTTCCACCTCACCGACCCGCACGACGCCCTCGCGATCGAGGCGGCGAGCGATGTGTCGGTCGAGCTGCCCGCGTACGATCCCGAGGCTCTGGCGTCGCCCTGGGAGCGGGCACGCCCCCTCGTGCACTCCGATCTGCCGCATGCGTGGAGCGCCGCGGAGTACGCCCTCGAATCGCCGCGCGTGCGCCATGCCGCGGCGGCGACCGAGTACGGCGCGCAGTCGCTGACCCCGGGGCGCCCGCTGGGAGAGGCGGCGACCGACCTCATGCAGCGCATCTTCCGCGACTTCGAGTACGACAAGACGGCGACGACCGTCACGAGCACGGTCGACGATGCGATGCGCAAGCGCGCGGGCGTCTGCCAGGATTTCGCCCACGTCGCTCTCGCGTGCCTTCGCGGCAACGGCGTGGCCGCGCGCTACGTCTCGGGGTACCTGGCGACGCAGCCACCGCCCCGCAAAGAGCGGGTGTTCGGAGCGGATGCCTCGCACGCCTGGCTCGCCGTGTGGCTGCCGGGCACCGACCAGTGGCTCGCAATCGACCCGACCAACGACCAGTGGGCGAACGATCGCTACATCACGGTCGCCTGGGGGCGCGACTACGGCGACGTCTCGCCGGTGAAGGGCATCATCTACACGAAGGCGAAGAAGTCGACCCTGCGCGTGCAGGTCGACGTCGCCCCGGTCGAGGCGCCGGCAGACCTCCCCGCCGCTCCCCCGATTTCCCGCGCCGCGGTCACCGGCTGA
- a CDS encoding endonuclease domain-containing protein, whose product MTEHEFFSHGAAAVLWGMPLPLHVVDSGGLDVCVFAPRRGPAGVGVTGHTVRPALAEVMPHPRTGVAVTTPATTVAMLASVLRHPYDLVAVADAAAREPLHATDPPALATVDLLVEALDAGRRIGRDRLRLAIPRVSTRSRSRAETWLRLTIIDAGLPMPEVNVDVVEGGRWLAQVDLAFPRARVALEYEGEHHLTDPAQWALDIARMDRLVDAGWRVIRVTKADVFRDPRALIARVGRALGAAAR is encoded by the coding sequence ATGACGGAGCACGAATTCTTCAGCCATGGCGCCGCCGCGGTGCTGTGGGGGATGCCGCTGCCCCTGCACGTCGTCGATTCCGGTGGCCTCGACGTGTGCGTCTTCGCGCCCCGCCGAGGCCCGGCGGGCGTGGGTGTGACGGGCCATACGGTGCGACCTGCGCTCGCCGAGGTGATGCCGCATCCGCGCACCGGGGTCGCCGTGACGACGCCCGCGACGACCGTGGCGATGCTCGCTTCGGTGCTGCGGCATCCGTACGACCTCGTCGCGGTGGCGGATGCCGCTGCACGCGAGCCCCTCCACGCCACGGATCCTCCTGCCCTTGCGACGGTCGATCTTCTCGTGGAGGCGCTGGATGCGGGCCGGCGCATCGGTCGCGATCGGCTGAGGCTCGCGATTCCGCGGGTGAGCACGCGTTCGCGATCACGGGCCGAGACGTGGCTGCGGCTGACGATCATCGACGCGGGCCTGCCCATGCCCGAGGTGAACGTCGACGTCGTCGAGGGTGGCCGGTGGCTTGCCCAGGTGGATCTCGCGTTCCCTCGGGCGCGCGTCGCGCTCGAGTACGAGGGCGAGCATCACCTCACCGATCCGGCGCAGTGGGCGCTCGATATCGCGCGCATGGACCGTCTCGTCGACGCAGGTTGGCGCGTGATCCGGGTGACGAAGGCGGACGTCTTCCGCGACCCGCGCGCCCTGATCGCGCGCGTGGGTCGTGCGCTGGGGGCCGCGGCGCGGTGA